The genomic segment GCCCGAGGAGGTAGCTACCATGTAAGGCTGATAGAGGCTCCAGGCAAAAGCCAGACTGGTGAGGGCAATCAGCAGGCAATAGCCAATGATGCGGATATAAAAGTTATTGAAGCCCATATTTTCGTATTTTGGTATAAAGGGTGGAGCGGTCGATGCCGAGTTTTTTTGCTGTCAGGCTGATGTTGCCCCTGAACTGTTTCAGGGCACTTGCAATGATCTGTTTTTCATTTTCTTCCAGATTGAAGGTAGGCAACGCAGCAGAAGTGGCAGGATTTCTCTCCGGGACCAGCAGGTCGGGATTCAGTTCATCATCTTCACAGAGGATAACGGCTTTTTCAATGGCATGTTCCAGTTCTCTGATGTTGCCTGGCCAGCTGTATTGTTGCATGATTTCTATGCCTTTGTCGGTCAGGAGCAGGCCAGGTTTTCGGTATTTATCCCTGAGCCGGGAGAGGAAAAATTCGGCCAGGCCCGGTATGTCTTTGGGTCGATCCCGCAAGGGGGGCACATCAATCTGAATGGTATTGATCCGGTAGAGCAGATCTTCCCTGAAGCTACCCTCTTCAATCATATCAAAAAGGGGTTGATTGGTGGCGCATATCAAACGGATGTCAACGGCAATACCATGGTTGCTTCCTACCCGCACCACCGACCGGTTTTGAAGGGTTGATAAAAGTTTGGCTTGCAGGGTTATGGGCAGATTCCCAATCTCATCCAGAAACAGCGTACCCCCGGAGGCTGCCTCGAATTTTCCCTGCCGCGGTTCCCTGGCATCGGTAAAAGCACCCTTTACATGTCCGAATAATTCGCTCTCGAAAAGCGACTCTGGCAGGGCCCCCAGGTCCACATTTAAAAAGATTTCACCCTTTCGGAGCGATTTTTTGTGAATTTCGCGGGCAATAACTTCCTTGCCTGTACCATTTTCTCCTGTGATCAATATATCGGCATCTGTAGGACCCACTTTGTCCACGAGCTCATACACCCTTTGCATGACCTGCGAACGGCACCGGTAAAGCGAATGTTCCTGCTCAATCTCCCGGGCCAGGTGATTCTGACGGTTGCGGAGCATTTTGACTTCCATCTGCGACTGATGCAACTTGTAAGCAGAAAGAACCGTCGACAGGATCTTATCCTCGTCCCATGATTTCTGGATGAAATCGGTAGCTCCCTCTTTGAGTGATTTGACAGCCAGTTCCACATCTCCATAAGCAGTAATAAAGACCACCGTAACATCCGGGTCCTTTTCGCGGATCTTTTTCATCCAGTAAAACCCCTCGTTGCCGGTGCTTATCCCGGCCCTGAAATTCATGTCCAGCAGGATCAGATCAAAACGTTTTGGCTGCAGAAGAGAAGGAAGGTGCTCCGGATCCTTTTCCGCATCGACGGTTTCGAAATGCTGAGAAAGGAACATTTTCAGGGCAGATAATAATTCCACGTTGTCGTCGACAATAAGTATTTTTCCTTTATTTTTA from the Bacteroidales bacterium genome contains:
- a CDS encoding sigma-54-dependent Fis family transcriptional regulator; protein product: MSKNKGKILIVDDNVELLSALKMFLSQHFETVDAEKDPEHLPSLLQPKRFDLILLDMNFRAGISTGNEGFYWMKKIREKDPDVTVVFITAYGDVELAVKSLKEGATDFIQKSWDEDKILSTVLSAYKLHQSQMEVKMLRNRQNHLAREIEQEHSLYRCRSQVMQRVYELVDKVGPTDADILITGENGTGKEVIAREIHKKSLRKGEIFLNVDLGALPESLFESELFGHVKGAFTDAREPRQGKFEAASGGTLFLDEIGNLPITLQAKLLSTLQNRSVVRVGSNHGIAVDIRLICATNQPLFDMIEEGSFREDLLYRINTIQIDVPPLRDRPKDIPGLAEFFLSRLRDKYRKPGLLLTDKGIEIMQQYSWPGNIRELEHAIEKAVILCEDDELNPDLLVPERNPATSAALPTFNLEENEKQIIASALKQFRGNISLTAKKLGIDRSTLYTKIRKYGLQ